One genomic region from Chthonomonas calidirosea T49 encodes:
- the lysA gene encoding diaminopimelate decarboxylase → MLLGTQRINAQGHLEIGGCDTVQLAKEFGTPLYVIDETALRANCRAYRAAFESRYPKNEIYFASKALLTLAIAALIDQEGLGMDVASFGELYTALQAGFPAERISLHGNNKSKEELETALEAKVGLIILDNFYELELLSQLLEMHKTEAAVLVRATPGVDPKTHRLIRTGQADTKFGFNISDGSALEAVRRVLRTPKLRFRGLHCHVGSQLLDVETHVEAVQIMVQTMQSVVRETGAEVEILNIGGGLGVRYLEEQRPPTYDEFAEAVVSTLKSALDAADLPYPILQQEPGRSLVGEAGITLYTVGAMKTVPISEPPGTRTYVSVDGGLSDNPRPQMYDALYECLLANRADEPAEAVVTIAGKHCETDTLIPSTKLPQPRPGDILAVQTTGAYNFVMASNYNRFLRPAMVLVHEGNAELIVERQRLEDLLRHERIPERLCRHRPVFAQKLAE, encoded by the coding sequence ATGCTGTTAGGAACTCAGCGCATCAATGCGCAAGGACATTTAGAGATCGGTGGATGTGACACCGTACAACTGGCAAAGGAGTTCGGGACGCCACTTTATGTGATAGATGAGACGGCGTTGCGAGCAAACTGTCGCGCCTATCGGGCGGCTTTCGAGAGCCGCTACCCTAAAAATGAGATCTATTTTGCTAGCAAAGCCTTACTAACCCTGGCCATCGCCGCCCTCATAGACCAGGAGGGCCTTGGAATGGATGTGGCCTCTTTCGGGGAGCTTTATACCGCGCTGCAGGCCGGCTTTCCCGCCGAGCGCATCTCTCTCCATGGTAACAACAAGTCAAAAGAGGAGCTGGAAACCGCCTTGGAAGCCAAGGTAGGGCTCATCATTTTGGATAACTTCTATGAGCTTGAACTTCTCTCCCAACTCCTTGAAATGCATAAGACCGAAGCTGCCGTGCTGGTGCGGGCCACTCCAGGAGTCGATCCAAAAACACATCGCCTTATTCGCACCGGCCAGGCAGATACGAAGTTCGGCTTTAACATCTCCGATGGCTCTGCTCTCGAAGCCGTGCGACGGGTGCTACGCACGCCTAAATTACGCTTCCGAGGCCTTCATTGCCATGTCGGCTCGCAACTGCTCGATGTCGAAACCCATGTAGAGGCCGTACAGATCATGGTGCAAACCATGCAGAGCGTGGTTCGCGAGACCGGTGCGGAGGTGGAAATCCTCAACATCGGTGGAGGACTTGGGGTCCGTTATCTAGAAGAACAGCGCCCACCAACCTATGATGAGTTCGCCGAGGCCGTTGTCTCTACGCTAAAATCCGCTCTTGATGCCGCCGATCTGCCGTACCCCATTCTTCAACAAGAGCCAGGGCGTTCTCTCGTTGGCGAGGCCGGCATCACGCTCTATACCGTAGGCGCTATGAAAACCGTACCGATTTCAGAACCTCCAGGCACACGCACCTATGTGTCTGTTGATGGTGGACTTTCAGACAATCCGCGCCCGCAAATGTACGACGCGCTCTATGAGTGTCTGTTGGCCAACCGAGCCGATGAGCCGGCGGAGGCGGTTGTTACCATTGCCGGCAAGCACTGCGAGACCGATACGCTGATTCCCTCCACCAAACTGCCGCAGCCGCGCCCAGGAGATATCCTTGCGGTGCAGACCACCGGCGCCTATAATTTCGTAATGGCAAGTAACTATAACCGTTTCCTGCGCCCGGCGATGGTGTTGGTGCATGAAGGTAACGCAGAGCTGATCGTGGAGCGCCAGCGCCTCGAAGACCTCCTTCGGCATGAGCGGATACCAGAGCGATTGTGCCGACATCGGCCGGTATTTGCGCAAAAGTTAGCGGAGTGA
- a CDS encoding site-2 protease family protein, with the protein MLAEWLLFQNPKQFFIELVVILLSITLHEFGHALAADRLGDDTPRRQGRLSLRPDKHFDPLGLLMIFIVLNAGIGLGWGKPVQVDSRNFRNPRRDMLIVAICGPLMNLLLGVVGGLGLRFALASRAEDWLTTGGGRFLLTLVLVNFSLLFFNLIPLPPLDGSKILGALLPPQLAWRYTSAMSRYGMMILLLIAFMAPQVIFWIVGPPTQWLVKVVVGLS; encoded by the coding sequence ATGCTGGCCGAGTGGCTTCTTTTTCAAAACCCCAAACAGTTCTTCATCGAGCTAGTGGTGATTCTTCTCAGCATCACGCTGCATGAGTTCGGGCATGCGCTGGCCGCAGACCGTTTGGGAGATGATACACCACGACGCCAAGGCCGTCTCTCGCTACGCCCCGATAAACATTTCGACCCTCTCGGCCTGCTGATGATCTTTATTGTGCTGAATGCGGGCATTGGGTTAGGATGGGGAAAACCGGTTCAAGTGGATTCGAGAAACTTTCGTAACCCACGGCGAGATATGCTGATTGTGGCGATCTGCGGGCCGTTGATGAACCTGCTCTTAGGTGTGGTTGGAGGCCTCGGTCTGCGCTTTGCCCTTGCTTCACGAGCTGAAGATTGGCTTACAACCGGCGGTGGGCGTTTTCTATTGACCCTTGTGCTGGTCAACTTTAGCCTCCTGTTTTTCAACCTCATTCCGCTGCCGCCGTTGGATGGGTCCAAAATCTTGGGGGCGCTTCTGCCACCTCAACTTGCTTGGCGCTATACCTCAGCCATGAGCCGCTACGGTATGATGATTCTGCTGCTCATCGCTTTTATGGCGCCGCAGGTTATCTTTTGGATCGTTGGCCCGCCAACACAGTGGCTGGTGAAAGTCGTGGTCGGCCTGAGCTAG
- the trpS gene encoding tryptophan--tRNA ligase — MEIEHSGVSAQPTTKTEARKRILSGMQPTGTGALHLGNLEGALRTWVRLQDEYDMFCFVADWHALTTRYHEPEQIRKACLQVAADYIAAGIDPKKTTIFLQSQVKQHAELHLLLSMITPLGWLERVPSFKEKRELMQEKGEGDESISYGLLGYPVLMTADILLYRAHAVPVGKDQAAHLEICREIARRFNRLYGEVFPEPQALIGEETGVVPGLDGRKMSKSYDNCIYIADDADTVARKIMNAFTTPTKIRKTDPGVPEQCAVCQLRKLYDPEGYRVSWEEDRAGRRGCVQNKRELIDILNAYLEPMRARRQELLADPGALERILADGAERARDFAEQTMRLVRAALHFS; from the coding sequence GTGGAAATAGAGCACTCCGGCGTGTCCGCACAGCCGACGACAAAAACAGAAGCAAGAAAACGCATTCTTAGCGGGATGCAGCCTACCGGCACCGGAGCCCTTCATCTGGGTAACCTCGAAGGGGCGTTGCGAACGTGGGTGCGTCTGCAGGATGAATACGATATGTTCTGTTTTGTCGCCGACTGGCATGCCCTCACCACCCGCTATCACGAACCGGAGCAGATTCGCAAAGCATGCCTACAGGTGGCAGCGGACTATATTGCCGCAGGGATAGACCCAAAGAAGACGACGATCTTCCTGCAGAGCCAGGTCAAACAGCATGCCGAACTGCATCTGCTGCTTTCGATGATTACCCCTTTAGGTTGGCTCGAGCGCGTACCTAGCTTTAAAGAGAAGCGAGAGCTTATGCAGGAAAAGGGAGAAGGGGATGAGTCGATCTCCTATGGGCTATTGGGCTACCCGGTGTTGATGACAGCAGATATTCTGCTATATCGTGCCCACGCGGTGCCCGTTGGAAAGGATCAAGCAGCCCATTTGGAGATATGCCGAGAGATAGCGCGAAGGTTTAATCGGCTTTATGGTGAGGTGTTTCCGGAGCCGCAAGCCCTCATTGGAGAGGAGACAGGGGTGGTGCCAGGCCTCGATGGGCGTAAAATGAGCAAGTCGTACGATAACTGCATCTATATTGCTGACGACGCCGACACAGTGGCTCGAAAGATTATGAACGCCTTTACAACGCCTACGAAAATTCGAAAAACCGACCCCGGCGTGCCAGAGCAGTGCGCGGTGTGTCAGTTGCGAAAACTTTACGATCCGGAGGGCTATCGCGTCTCTTGGGAGGAGGATCGGGCCGGCAGAAGGGGATGTGTGCAGAACAAACGGGAGCTTATTGACATCCTCAACGCCTACCTGGAGCCGATGCGCGCTCGTAGACAGGAGCTGTTGGCCGACCCCGGCGCGCTCGAACGCATTTTGGCGGACGGCGCAGAGCGCGCGCGAGATTTCGCCGAGCAGACGATGCGGCTTGTGCGTGCTGCCCTCCATTTTTCGTAG